The following is a genomic window from Brevibacterium limosum.
TCTCGATGTCCTCCACCTCGGCACAGGGCAACCGCGGACAGACGAACTACTCCGCCGCCAAGGCCGGTATCCAGGGCATCACAAAGACCTGGGCGATCGAGCTCGGCAAGTTCGGCATCACTGCGAACGCCATCGCTCCCGGCTTCATCGAAACCGACATGACCAAGGCGACTGCTGAGCGAGTGGGTATGGGCTTCGAAGAATTCGTCGAAGCGTCGGTCAAGCAGATTCCTGTCGCCCGTTCGGGCAAGCCCGAGGATATCGCCCACACGGCGTCGTTCCTCGCCTCCGAAGGCTCCGGATTCGTCTCCGGCCAGGTCATCTACGTTGCCGGCGGACCGAAGGACTGACCGTCAGCATCACCTACGAACTTCCGGTTCGAAGCTCGATATCCGACGAACTCGCAATGCGCTGTTCGACAATGTGGAAGGGACAGACCCATGAGAGAAGCAGTCATCGTCTCGACGGCGCGCACGCCGATCGGCAAGGCATACCGCGGTGCCTTCAATGACACCCAGGCCCAGGAACTCGCGGGCCACGCGATCAAGCATGCCGTGGAGCGTGCCGGCTTGGAAGGAGGCGAGGTCGAGGACGTCGTCTTCGGCGCGGCTCTGCAGCAGGGCAGCCAAGGTACGAATGTGGCTCGGCAGGCAGCTCTGCGGGCCGGCCTGCCTGTGACGGTTCCCGGAATGTCGATCGACAGGCAGTGCTCATCGGGGCTGATGGGCATTGCGACTGCGGCGAAGCAGGTCGTCTTCGACGGCCAGGAGGTCGTCGTCGGCGGAGGTGTCGAATCGGTCTCACTCGTCCAGAACGACATGATGAACATGTTCAGGGCAAAGGATCCGTGGCTCGAAGAGAACGTTCCCGGAATCTACTATCCGATGTTGGCCACCGCCGAGGTGGTGGCTGAGCGCTACGGCGTCAGCCGTGAGGCACAGGACGAGTACTCTCTGTCCTCGCAGCAGCGGACCGCCGCTGCTCAGGAGGCCGGCCGCTTCGATGAAGAGATCGTTCCTCTGCCGACGACGAAGGTGGTCGTGGACAAGGAGACGAAGGAGACTTCGCGACAAGACGTTCTTCTCGAAGCCGACGAGGGCAATCGTCCGTCGACGACTCTGGAAAGCCTGGCCAGCCTCAACCCGGTGCTCG
Proteins encoded in this region:
- a CDS encoding acetyl-CoA C-acyltransferase; this translates as MREAVIVSTARTPIGKAYRGAFNDTQAQELAGHAIKHAVERAGLEGGEVEDVVFGAALQQGSQGTNVARQAALRAGLPVTVPGMSIDRQCSSGLMGIATAAKQVVFDGQEVVVGGGVESVSLVQNDMMNMFRAKDPWLEENVPGIYYPMLATAEVVAERYGVSREAQDEYSLSSQQRTAAAQEAGRFDEEIVPLPTTKVVVDKETKETSRQDVLLEADEGNRPSTTLESLASLNPVLEPGVASKVPSITAGNASQLSDGASASVVMSSDEASRRGLEPMGIYRGMAVAGCAPDEMGIGPVFAIPKLLKTQGLSIDDIGLWELNEAFAVQALYCRDRLGIDPEKYNVDGGGISVGHPYGMTGARLVGHALIEGRRRGVKYVVVTMCIGGGQGAAGLFEVC